One region of Bactrocera neohumeralis isolate Rockhampton chromosome 5, APGP_CSIRO_Bneo_wtdbg2-racon-allhic-juicebox.fasta_v2, whole genome shotgun sequence genomic DNA includes:
- the LOC126759304 gene encoding tigger transposable element-derived protein 4-like: MRNKGIPVSGPMLQEKANGFAAHFGILDFNCSASWISRFKVRHNIVAGKIVSESSSDDQNSTTNWLISVWLNLQRQFFDDEIFNADETGFFYKLMPDKTLKFKGENCSGGKLSKDRITVMVAANMSGTEKKKLLIIGKSQKPRCFRSVKSLPVDYANNHKAWMTSELFEKWLHDWDRDLVKKKKKILLLVDNCPAHPNVTDLMSITLAFLPPNTTSVLQPMDQGIIQSLEF; encoded by the coding sequence ATGAGAAACAAAGGAATACCTGTCAGCGGCCCTATGCTACAGGAAAAGGCAAATGGTTTTGCCGCGCATTTTGGTATTCTTGACTTCAATTGTTCTGCAAGCTGGATCAGTCGTTTCAAAGTTCGACATAACATTGTGGCGGGAAAGATTGTCAGTGAATCTTCGTCTGATGATCAAAATTCAACAACAAACTGGTTGATATCTGTGTGGCTGAATTTACAAAGACAATTTTTTGATGATGAGATATTTAATGCTGATGAAACTGggtttttttacaaattaatgccggataaaactttaaaatttaaaggtgAAAATTGTAGTGGAGGTAAGTTGTCGAAAGATAGAATAACTGTCATGGTAGCAGCTAATATGAGTGGCACAGAGAAAAAGAAATTGCTCATTATTGGAAAGTCACAAAAACCAAGGTGTTTTAGAAGTGTCAAATCATTACCTGTCGATTATGCTAACAATCATAAAGCTTGGATGACGtcagaactttttgaaaaatggcttCATGATTGGGATCGTGATTtggtgaagaagaagaaaaagattcTATTGCTGGTTGATAATTGCCCGGCGCATCCAAATGTTACTGATTTAATGTCTATAACACTTGCTTTCCTTCCGCCGAATACAACATCAGTACTACAGCCAATGGATCAGGGAATAATACAATCACTCGAATTTTAG